DNA from Microbacterium sp. SORGH_AS_0969:
GGTCGAGGTCGCCAGGGCGGTCATCTCGGCGAAGATCGTGGGGACGGCTCGGCCGTCGGCGGAGAGGAGACCGGCTCCTCGGGCGGTGCGCTGCCAGGCGCCGGGGATGGTGTTCATCGGGGAAGTGCCTTCGAAGGGGTGCGTGGGCCGGAGGGCCGATAGGTTCTCACCGTAGGCCATCGGCCTTGCGGGGCGTTGGTGTGAGACCCATAGAGGCGGCTCACCCGCGTCATAGGCAGCGCACAGCATTCGGGGTCATCGTTGAAGCGCCTGGAAGAAGGAGCATCACATGAGCGACAACACGGACAACCGCCCCGAGGGTAACGACATCAGCTCGAACACTGACGCGACCGCGCAGAACGCCGTGCCCGCCTCGCCGAACACCGACCACACCGCGACCGGGAACGCGAGCGACGCCGCCGCCACCCCCGGCGCCGTTCCGCCCGTGCCGACGCGTTCGCCCGCCGCCGCCGCGGCCGCGTGGCCGCCGCCGGCGCACAACCCCGCCGCGGGGACGCACGCGTCCGGTTCCACCCACGACGGAGCCACCCGCCCGCAGGCCTACGCCGCCGCGCCGTCCGGCGCGACCGGCCCCACCGGCCACGCGTTCGGCCCGGCCGCGGGCGGTCACGACCCGCACGGACAGCACCCCACGCTGAACCTCGGCGGGACGCCGACCGCCACGCAGCCGCGCAAGAAGAGCTCGGCCCCCAAGGTCGCCGCTCTCCTCGTCGCCGCAGCCCTGGTCGGCGGCGGCGCGGGCCTCGGTGGCACGTACGCCGGTCTGTCGCTGTGGGGCGGGTCGAACTCGGCCGCCGTCGCGGGTCCGACGGCCGTCACGGTCAACAACCCCGAAGACGTCAACAACACCACCGCTGTCGCGGCCAAGGTCGTGCCGAGCGTCGTGACGATCCAAGCGATGGAGGGCCAGACCGGCGACACCGGCTCGGGCGTGATCCTGAGCAAGGACGGCTACATCCTCACCAACAACCACGTCGTGACCATCGGCGGCAAGTCCGCCAACCCGACGGTGTCGGTCACCACGTCGGACGGACGCGTCTTCTCCGCGAAGATCGTCGGCACCGACGCGACCTACGACCTCGCGGTGATCAAGGTCGACAACGCCTCGAACCTCACCCCGATCGAATGGGCGGACTCGTCGCAGCTCAACGTCGGCGACAACGTCTCGGCGGTCGGCGCTCCGCTCGACCTGCCCAACACGGTCACCACGGGAATCGTCAGCGCGTTGAACCGTTCGATCCTCGTCGCCTCGTCGGCCGCCCCCAAGGACGGCACCGAGTCGGAGGACGGTTCGGGCTCGGGCGGCAACCAGAACCCGTTCTACTTCGACTTCGGCGATGGACAGCAGAGCCAGCAGCAGGCGACCGACTCCATCAAGATCGCCGTCATCCAGACGGATGCCGCGATCAACCCCGGCAACTCCGGTGGCGCGCTCGTCGACGACGAAGGCAAGCTGATCGGCATCAACGTCGCCATCGCCAACGCCGGTGGATCGTCGTCCGGCGGTCAGTCCGGCAACATCGGCGTGGGCTTCGCGATCCCGTCGGACATCGCCAAGCGCATCTCGCAGGACATCATCGACAACGGCGCCGCCACGCACGGTCTGCTCGGCGCCAACGTCCAGGATGCCGGCAGCATGCAGGGCGCGACCACCACGGGCGCCTACGTCGCCGTCGCGGTCGACGGCGGTGCCGCTCAGGCAGCGGGGCTGCAGAAGGGCGACATCGTGACGAAGTTCAACGGCGTCCCGATCACCAACTCCGCCGACCTGACCGCACAGGTCCGGGCGCTCGCCGCCGGGACCAAGGCTGAGATCACCTACGTCCGCAACGGGCAGGAGAAGACCGCCGAGGTCACCCTCGGACAGATGCCCACCAACTGACGCTCCGCCTGACGCTCCGGCGTCGGACGCCACCCCGCGATAGGCTCGCGGGGTGGCGTCTTTCTCGTTCGGGGCGGGAAACGCGCGAAAACTCCGCCGGATCCCGCTCTACCTCGCGGGTCGTCTCCTCACCGCTCTGGTCCCGCGATCGCGCGAGCGCTGGGTGTTCGGGTGCGCGGTCGGCGTGACCGACGGCGCTCTCGCCCTGTGGCGATTGGCCGCCGAGCGCGGAGAACGGGCGCTCTGGCTCGTCGCCGATGAGACTCAGGAGCGCGAGGCTGGATGCCTCGGCATCCCGTCGGTGAGGAGAGACTCCGTCCGCGGTCTGTGGGCTACCGCGCGAGCGCGGGTGATCGTGGTGACCCATGGGTTCGGCGACGTCCAGCGCTACGCGGTGACAGGCGCGTTCATCGTCCAGCTCTGGCACGGCATCCCGCTCAAGCGCATCGGCCTCGACTCTCCCGAGACCACGCGCGCCGGGTCGACGCGCGCCGGGTCCACCGTGGTGCGTCGTGTGCTGGCGGTCCTCTACCGCCGAACGACCCGTCAGATCTCGATGCTCCCCGCCGCATCGCACCTCGTGCGCGGGCGACTCGAGACCGCTTTCGGCCTTCCCGACGCGCGCCTGCCCATCACGGGCGAACCGCGCGTCGACGTCCTCTCCCAAGGCTCCGCGGATGAGCGTCGCCACGCCGCCCGCGCCGCTCTCGACGAGGCGTGCGGCCGCCCGCTCGGCGATACCCGGGTCGTCCTGTACGCACCCACGTGGCGCGACGGCGAGCCCGACCCCGCGGTGCCCGACGCGGAGGAGTGGGATGCCATCACCGCCGCTCTCGACCGTCTCGACGCCACACTGCTCATCCGCTCGCACCCGCTCGGCGCCGGCGACTACACGCCGCCCGTGTCGCACGAACGGGTCGGGGCACTCGGGAACGATCGGGTGGCCGACATCACCCCGCTCCTCCCCGGGATCGACCTCCTCGTCACCGACTACTCGTCGCTGGCGTTCGACGCCGCACTCGTGCCGCTCCCGGTGCTGTTCTTCGCGCCCGACCTCGAGGAGTACACCGCGCGGCGCGGCCTGTACGGGACCTACACGGAGGTCGCCGGCACCGACCCCGCGCGCACCTGGACCGACGTGCTGACGCGGGCGGGTGGCATCCTGGACGATCCGACCGAGGCGGTCACAGCCTCCCGCCGTCGCAGCGACACCGTCCACGCGCACCGGGACGGGCGGAACACCGAACGCGTGTACCGCGAGATCCGCCGTCGCCTCGAGCGGGCGAAACCGACCAACGCCCGGTGGGGCGCGAGAAGGGCGCCGCGATGACCGACGCACGTTTCCTCGACGACGGGGGTGTTCCCGTGTTCGAGATCGCCGGCACGGGAGCCCGTCCGGCATCCGTCACGCTCATCGGACGACGAGCCCGCGTCTCCGCGAGGCTGTACGGACGAGGGCGCACGTGGCGCGCCGAGGTGCCCTTGCGCGCATCGCGGTGGGGCGGACCCGAGCTGCCTCTGCCGACGGGGGAGTACCGGCTCTCGATCGAGGCGGGGGAGGCGACGGATGCCGCGCCCCCGGCCGGGGCGATCTCCCTCACGGTCCTTCCGGGCCTGCGTGCCGCGTGGACGGGGGCGACTCTGCGCGTGGGGCCGCCGGTCGATACCCCGGAAGCGCAGGCCGCCCTCGAGACGCGGTACGCCCGGCGGCGTGAACCGTTCGAGAACGCGGTGTTCTTCGAGAGCTTCTACGGCCGCAACGCGAGCTGCAACCCGCTCGCAATCGATCGAGAGCTCGCGCGCGTTGCTCCCGGGGTGACGCGGTACTGGAGTGTGGTCGACCTCTCGGTGCAGGTCCCGCCGGGGGCGGTCGCGGTCGTCGAGGGGAGCCCGGAGTGGTGGCGCGCCCGTGGGGTCGCGCGGCTGCTCGTCGTCAACGACTGGCTGCGGAGGCGCTTCGTCCGCCGCCGCGGGCAGGTGGTGCTGCAGACCTGGCACGGCACGCCCCTCAAGCGCTTGGCGCTGCACCGCCCGGGCTTCGATCCTCGGCGCGCGGCCGCCGTGGTGCGCGAGGCGCTGCGCTGGAACGTCCTGCTCGCGCAGAGCCCCTACGCGGCGCGCGTCCTCACCAAGGCCTATGCCTTCCTGCGCCGCCCGGTGTGGATCGAGGGGTACCCGCGGAACGATGTCCTCCGCACGGACGACGGAGAGCGTACCCGTCACGCCCTCGGCATCGGCGCGGGCGAGCGGGTGCTCCTGTACGCGCCGACGTGGCGCGACGACCGGGAGGCCATCGTCGACTTCGTCGACCCGACCGCCCTGGCCCGGGCGACGGACTCCGTCGTGCTGGTTCGCGGGCATTCCCGCACGCTCCTCCCCGGGGAGGACGCGCGCGGCCCGCGCGTGATCGACGTCACGGGATACCCGGACACGGCGCGACTCCTCGCTGTCGCCGATGCGCTCATCACCGACTACTCGTCGGTCATGTTCGACTTCAGCATCACGGGCAAGCCGATGTACTTCCTCGTGCCCGACCTCGAGCACTACCGCGGAGCGCTCCGCGGCTTCTACTTCGACCTGGTGGACGCGGCTCCCGGTCCCGTCGTCCGGACGCAGGACGAACTCGCCCGTGCGATCGACGAGGTCGATCCGTCGATCTTCGCCGAGCGTTACGCCCGGTGGCAGCGCATCTTCAACGCCCGCGACGACGGCCGCGCGAGCGAGCGCGTCGTGGCGCGCATTCTCGATCAGGGGTTCGTCGACCGCTAGGGCAGCGGCGTGTTGCGCCCCTCGAGCCGAGAGGTGTCGACGGTGTCGTGCGCGCCCCGCGCGACTCCCCACAGGAAGCCCGATCCCCACGAGAGATGCATCGAGGGCAGGACCGCTGCCGTCCACGCGCGGTCGCGCCAGCCGCGACCACCGCCGCGCCCGAGCGAGACCACGGCGACCAGCAGCGCATACGCCGCGACGGGAAGGTGGAGGACGGATGCCACGGCCGAGCGGCGGCGGCGCGTACGACGAGCCGTCTGCCACAGACCGGCGGTGGTCGAGAGCACGACGGCCACGACGAGAGCGGGAGGGGCGAAGAATCGCAGCGAGTTGCGCCGGCCGTATCGTCGGACGAGTTCGCCGCGCCACGCTCCGGTCGCACGGAACTGCCGCACGAGCCGTGTCCAGCTCTCGCGAGGCCAGTAGACGACCGAGAGGGCGGGGTCGAACCACACCCGATAGCCCGCGCGCCGCAGCCGGAGGTTGAGCTCCCAGTCCTCCCCGCGGCGGATCGACGGATCGAAGCCGCCCACCTCATCGAGCGCGGCGCGGCGCATGACGCCGAGGTAGGCCGATTCGGCCGGACCCTCGACCGCACCGCCGTGGTACGCACCGCCGCCCAGTCCGGCTCGCGAGTTGTACGCGCGAGCGACCGCGCGTTGGAAGGGAGAGCGACCGTCCGCGCGCATCACACCGCCGACGTTCGCCGCCCGTGTGCGGGCGAGGGTCGCCAGGGCGCGGCGGGTGTACCCCGGAGAGAGCTCGGAGTGAGCATCGACGCGCACCACGGTCGGGTGGCGACTGGCGGCGAGAGCGAGGTTGAGGCCGACCGGGATATCGGCATCCGGGTTGTCGACGAGCACGATGCGCGGGTCGCCGTCCGCCAGCTCACGGGCGATCGAGGTGGTGCCGTCGGTCGACGGGCCGAGGGCGAGGACGATCTCCACGGGTCCGGGAACGTCCTGCGCGAGGGCGGATGCGACGGCGTGCCGCAGGTACCGCTCCTCGTTGAGGACGGGCATGATGAAGCTCACGCCGGCGTCGTCGGGGGGAACGGGCGCGTCTCTACCGCCGGGGGTCGGGAGGGGCATCCCTCGATCCTTTCACGGTGCACCTGGCCGCTACCCTGGAACGATGCCCCTCGTCCGCGACGCCCGACTCGCCGTCGGCCTGCTGCGCAAGGCGGTCGCGACCCGGGGTGCCCGACGCGACCTGCACCGCGCGCTGGCCGCGCGGGGCCCCCTCCCCGAGAACGCGTTCCGCATCGCGGTGTACTTCGCCGACGGCGCGGTCAACATGTACCAGATGCGCCAGTGGTACGCGCCGCTGCGCGAGCTGGCGCGCACCTGGCCGGTCGTCGTGATCAGCCGGACGATCCGCGGTTCCGACGCGTTGCTGAAAGACGGCGAGCTCCCGGTCGCGTTCGCGCCGACCGTGCGCGACGTCGAGCGAGTGCTCGCCGAGCAGGACATCCGGCTCGTGTTCTATGTCAATCAGAACACCCGGAACTTCCAGATGTTCCGCTACGGGCGCCGCTGGCACGTGTTCATCAACCACGGCGAGTCCGACAAGATGTACATGACGACGAACCAGTTCAAGGCGTACGACTACGCCTTCGTCGCCGGAGACGCCGCCCGCGCCCGCCATCTCACGCGCACTGTGGGACTACGACCTCGACCGCCGGACGTTCTCGATCGGGCGTCCCCAGGCCGACCACGCGGTGGGGGAGGCGCCGTTCGCTGACGATGATCGCACCGTCGTGCTGTACGCCCCGACCTGGGAGGGCGACCGCCCGTCGGCACACTACGGCTCGGTCCGCACGCACGGCGAGGCATTGGTCGCCGCCCTGCTCGCCACGGGTCGTCACCGCGTCGTCTACCGCCCGCACCCGCGCTCGGGAGTCGTGGATGCCGAGTACGGCGCCGCGAACGCGCGCATCATCGCGGCCCTGGCAGCCGCGAACCGAGCAGATCCGTCGGCGCAGCACGTCTACGACACCTCGCCCGCGCTCGGGTGGCAGCTGCGGTCCGCCGACCTCGCCGTCCTCGACATCTCCGCGATGGTCTATGACCGACTCGCCTTCGCCGCCCCGTTGCTCATCACGCGGCCGAGCGATCCCGAAGCCGAGGTCGACGAGGCGGGCTACCTCTCGGCGTGCGAGTGGTTGGATGCCGCCTCCTCGGGCGACATCGTCGCAGAGACGGATCGCGTGCTCCGTGACCCCGAGGCTGTCGCTCGCCTGCGGCACTGGGTGCAGCACTACTTCGGCGACACCACGCCGGGCGCGTCCACGGCGCGCTTCCACGCCGCTGTCGCCGAGCTCATGCGCCGCTGGGACGCGTGGCACGCGCGCGAGGGTGACCGGGCGTCGCGGCATTCATAAACGCCATCCGCGCACAGAAACACGTGGAGAGCGCGTTTACGTGAGCAAATAGCGTTTATGGCCCCGGCCCGGCGCACGCGCCCGACAGGCGCCGCCCGCCGCCGCCCCCCTGCGGCTAGCCCACGTGGGTGAGGCGCCCGATCGCCGCGAGGGGGATGCCGAGCCAATCCGGACGATTCCGCGTCTCGTAGATCGCCTCGTAGACGGCCTTGTCGAGCTCGAACGCGGCGAGGAGATCGCCACCGCCGGCTATCTCGCCGCCGGCCGCGGCCGCATAGCCCTCGAGGAACGACTGCTGTGCCGCGATGACCCACGCGCGGACGGCCGCTCCGTCGTCGTCGGCGATCGCTCCCGAGACGTAGTCGAACGAGCGCAGCATCCCCGCGACGTCACGTACGGCGAGGTCGGGGAGGAGACGTTCCGCCATCGGACGCAACGGTTCGCCCTCGAAGTCGAGCAGCACCCACCCGTTGCTCGGCGTGTGCAGCACCTGCCCCAGGTGCAGATCGCCGTGGACGCGCTGAAGCGCGGGCCACGGCGCCGCCGCCGCGCGGGCGTAGACGGCACGGATGCGATCCACCAGCGGCGCGAGCGCGGGCACCTCGCTCAGCGCGATCGCGAGTCGACGCTCCCATGCCCCGGTGACGGCGGCACGGTCAGCGGCATCGGGCTCGCGCGTGGGGAACGCGGCGGCGAGCGCGACGTGCATCCCCGCCACGGCCTCGCCGAGGGCGCGCGCCGGTTCTCGGAAGTCCTCGTCGGCGCCCGCGGCGTTCAGCGCGACCCGCCAGGCGTCCTCGACACCGTCGAAGAACTGCTGCGCGAAGGCGAGGGAGCCGGTCACCGTCTCGCCCGTCGAGGCCGTCCACGTTCCCCGCAGCTCGCCGATCGCGGCCGGGACGAACGTCGCTCCACCGGCGGCGAGGGCGGAGGGGAGCTCCACATCGGGATTGCGCCCGCCGTTGACCTGGCGGAAGAGCTTGCAGATGACCGGGAGGCCGTCCTCGTCGGGGCGGAAGATGATCGACGTGTTGGACTGCTCACCGCTCAGCACCCGCGCCGTCGCCCGTGAGGCGGGTGTGCTGAGGTGCGGAGACCACAGCGCGAGGGCCTCCAGACCGGTCTCGGTCGACACGTCGATGCCGCCGACCGTGACAGCTCGGTAGAGCAGATCGGTGAACGCCTCGTCGGTGGTGGCATCCGCCCACACGCCGCCGTCGATCTCGGCACCGATCAGGCTCCCGGGCGGGACGGTGCCGGCCGGCCGCTTCACGACCGGTACCTGGTACACGATCGCGGGAACGGCGGCGTCGTCGCGCACGAGGAGCAGCCGCATGTCCGGTTCGACAAGCGGCCACGACGCGACGAGGGAGAGCCGGGGGTCGCGGCCCTTGGTTCCGTACCAGCGCTGCCGCGGCATCCATACCGCGAGGAGATCGAGGAGGTCGCCCATGCGGCGAGAGTAGCCCGCCGACGTGATCGTCGCGCGGGTCTTGCGTCCCGGGTCGGCGAGATGAGAAGGGCTCAGGATGCCGCGTTCTCGGGCGAGGAGTCTCCGGTGCTCGATTCCACGCCCTCGGCGTCTCTCTTCCGTCGCGGGAGCGCCTTGCGCGCGATCGCGCCCGTCCGGCGGCCGGCGCCGCCGACGGCACCCGCGAGGACGTCGCCGACGCGCGCCACTCCGTTCGCGGCGGTCCTCTCGAGCCGCTCGGCGCCGGGCCGTGGCTCGAGGTCGGCCGGGAGTGTCGGCGGCGGGGGACCGAACGCGCGCCGCGCGTTCACGAGGACGCGTCGTCCGAGAATGTGGTTGCCGGCGCCGCCGACGACGGCTCCGATGCCGAACGGGAGCGCCTTGCCCAGCCACGACGCCCCTCCGCGCGCCGCGAACTGGCGGGCGAACGAGGTCTTCAGCCGATCGACCAGGGGGCCGACCGCAGCGCGGGGGAGCGTCTTGGTGACGAGATCGCCCCAGTACGTCGAGCGACTTGCGCCTCGGCCCGCGGCCTGCGCGGCCAACTGGGCCACCAGGTCGGTGCCTTCTTTGCCCAGCATCAGCGTCAGTACGAGGGCTCGGGCACGATCCGGGTCATCGACCGCGACACCGTGCACTTCGGCGACCGACTGGGCATAGAGCGCCGTCGCCTCGAGGAAGCCGATGGTCTCGACTCCGCTGAGCGCGAGGGTGATCCCGGTCGTGATCCCGGGCACGACGGCGGTCGCGCCGACCGCCGCGCCGCCGGTGGTCACGGCCGCGAGGTAGCGACGTTCGAGGATTCCGAGGATCTCCTGCGTGTCGGCATCCCGGTGCCGGAGTCGGATGCTGCGCAGGTGAGCGAGCACGACGGGACGCTGCACCGCGAGGGCACGGTCGAGCAGGCGAATCGCCGCGGGATGTTCTTCGGAACCCACGGGCGGGAGCCCGCCCTTCCACGGGGCGTCTTCCGGGAGGGAGTGGATGCGATGCACCTTCTCAGCCATGACGTCATCTTCTCCCGAGACCGTCCGCGGTCGCGGCGACTTGACGGATCAGACGAAGAGGTTCGCGCGCTCGAGGTCTTCGGCGAAGTCGACCTCGACCGCGTAGAGGTCGGAGATGTCGAGCGGCTCGACCCGCAGACCGTCGTGGACGATGCCGAGCTCGATGCCGCGCTCGAAGTAGTCCTGGTCGTTCACGCGCTGCAACTGGCGCGTGAGCGCCTTCTTGTCGCGAGACGACACGTAGTTGATGCCGACGGCTTCACCGACGCCGCCGACGACGGTCTTCGACAGGTTCTTCACGAAGCCCTCGGCGTCGACCGTGTACTTCACCTCTTCGTCGCCCACGCTCGCGGTGTCGACCGTGACGAACGACCGGTCCGCCTCGATCAGCTCGGTCGCGCGACCCAGCACGCGCGGGTCGAAGACGACGTCGCCGTTCATCCACAGCACGCCGGAGCGCCCCGTCTTGGCGAGCGCACGGAGGAGGCTCTTCGAGGTGTTCGTCTGGTCGTAGCGGTCGTTGTAGACGTAGTCGACGTCGGGGAAGGCGTCGACGATCGTCTCGGCGCGATAGCCGACCACCGTGGTGATGCGAGCGTGGTGGCCGAACGCGGCACGGATGTTGTCGTGCTGCTGCTGCATGATGCTGCGGCCGTCCGCGAGCGGGGTGAGGGGCTTCGGCAGGCTGCGGCCGAGGCGCGAGCCCATGCCCGCGGCGAGAATCACGATCTGAACAGTCAAGGCTGGCTCCTGGGGGGGATGAGTCGTCATGTCCGGTTCACCGGAATGTCACGCCTTCGTGCGCTGACGATGCTAGCGAAGGGCCCGCCGGGGGTGGCATGATTCGCCCCACTCGTTGTGGTTTCGTGATCGGCTACACCATCTTGGGCCCCGCTGCCTCGCGTACAGCGGTGTCGGAGGGGCTTGCTAGTTTGGAGTGATGACAGCGTCGCTGCCGCAGCCCCAAGACTCGTCCGCCCCTCGGTCGGACGGCGACGCGGTGAGCGCCGATTCCACGCCCGACACGCCCCCGACGCCGAAGCCGCGCGCGCCGCGCGCGCCTCGCACGACCACCCCGAGGGCACCACGGACGTCCACCGCTCGCACGCCGCGCAAGCCCACATCGACGGCCGACACGCCGGAGGCGGGCGAAACCAGTAGTTCGTCGGTCGCGCCGCGCGTGACGAAGAAGCCGGCGGCGAAGAAGCCCGCCACACCGCGCAAGCCCGCGGCACCTCGCAAGCCCGCGGCTCCGCGCAAGCCCGCAGCATCTCGGCCGGCTCCGTCGACGTCGGCGGTTGCCGCCGAGACCGCATCGACTCCCGCCCTGCCCGACGACATCGTCATTCCTCCGCGCCCGCCGCTTCCCGTCGCGGCCCCCCGCGTCGAGGACGCGGACTCCGCCGCCGACTCAGCGTCCGCGGGCGATGTCGCTGAACGGTCGCCGTCGGCCGGGGCTGCGGTCGAGCCCGCGACGGCAGCGAATGCCTCACTCGACGAGCAGACCTCCGCGGATGTCGCGGCCGAAGACCCGGTGCCTGCTGACGCCGCGGTCGACGAGCACGCACCCACTGAGCAGGCTCCTAGCGATGCGGTGGCGGATCCGGAACCCGCTGACGCTGCGGCCGAAGACCCCACTCCCGCTGACGTCGCGATCGAAGAGCCCGTCGTCGCTGACGACCAGCCCGTCGTCGCTGACGCCGCGCCGATCGTCGACGAGTCGGCGAACGATGCCGCGCCGACCGTCGAGGCTCTCGTCGACGAGCCGGTCGACACCTCGGCCGACACGGTCGTGGAAGATCCCACCCCCGCAGATGTCGCCGTCGAGGAACCCGCGCTCGTCGACGAGGGCGACGGTGCCCCGGATGCCGGGGCGGAGGCCGTGTCGCACACCGTCGAGGAGCCCTCGGGAGATTCGGGCGATGCCCTCGACGAGCTGCTGACGGCCGAGGCCGACGAGCCCGTGGCTTCCGCCGATCGTGTCGAGGACGCTACGCACGCCGACGACGAGCCGACCGCCGCGGTGTCCACGGGCGCCGCGATCGGCG
Protein-coding regions in this window:
- a CDS encoding phosphotransferase gives rise to the protein MGDLLDLLAVWMPRQRWYGTKGRDPRLSLVASWPLVEPDMRLLLVRDDAAVPAIVYQVPVVKRPAGTVPPGSLIGAEIDGGVWADATTDEAFTDLLYRAVTVGGIDVSTETGLEALALWSPHLSTPASRATARVLSGEQSNTSIIFRPDEDGLPVICKLFRQVNGGRNPDVELPSALAAGGATFVPAAIGELRGTWTASTGETVTGSLAFAQQFFDGVEDAWRVALNAAGADEDFREPARALGEAVAGMHVALAAAFPTREPDAADRAAVTGAWERRLAIALSEVPALAPLVDRIRAVYARAAAAPWPALQRVHGDLHLGQVLHTPSNGWVLLDFEGEPLRPMAERLLPDLAVRDVAGMLRSFDYVSGAIADDDGAAVRAWVIAAQQSFLEGYAAAAGGEIAGGGDLLAAFELDKAVYEAIYETRNRPDWLGIPLAAIGRLTHVG
- a CDS encoding CDP-glycerol glycerophosphotransferase family protein, whose translation is MASFSFGAGNARKLRRIPLYLAGRLLTALVPRSRERWVFGCAVGVTDGALALWRLAAERGERALWLVADETQEREAGCLGIPSVRRDSVRGLWATARARVIVVTHGFGDVQRYAVTGAFIVQLWHGIPLKRIGLDSPETTRAGSTRAGSTVVRRVLAVLYRRTTRQISMLPAASHLVRGRLETAFGLPDARLPITGEPRVDVLSQGSADERRHAARAALDEACGRPLGDTRVVLYAPTWRDGEPDPAVPDAEEWDAITAALDRLDATLLIRSHPLGAGDYTPPVSHERVGALGNDRVADITPLLPGIDLLVTDYSSLAFDAALVPLPVLFFAPDLEEYTARRGLYGTYTEVAGTDPARTWTDVLTRAGGILDDPTEAVTASRRRSDTVHAHRDGRNTERVYREIRRRLERAKPTNARWGARRAPR
- a CDS encoding glycosyltransferase family 2 protein, with the translated sequence MPLPTPGGRDAPVPPDDAGVSFIMPVLNEERYLRHAVASALAQDVPGPVEIVLALGPSTDGTTSIARELADGDPRIVLVDNPDADIPVGLNLALAASRHPTVVRVDAHSELSPGYTRRALATLARTRAANVGGVMRADGRSPFQRAVARAYNSRAGLGGGAYHGGAVEGPAESAYLGVMRRAALDEVGGFDPSIRRGEDWELNLRLRRAGYRVWFDPALSVVYWPRESWTRLVRQFRATGAWRGELVRRYGRRNSLRFFAPPALVVAVVLSTTAGLWQTARRTRRRRSAVASVLHLPVAAYALLVAVVSLGRGGGRGWRDRAWTAAVLPSMHLSWGSGFLWGVARGAHDTVDTSRLEGRNTPLP
- a CDS encoding S1C family serine protease, producing MSDNTDNRPEGNDISSNTDATAQNAVPASPNTDHTATGNASDAAATPGAVPPVPTRSPAAAAAAWPPPAHNPAAGTHASGSTHDGATRPQAYAAAPSGATGPTGHAFGPAAGGHDPHGQHPTLNLGGTPTATQPRKKSSAPKVAALLVAAALVGGGAGLGGTYAGLSLWGGSNSAAVAGPTAVTVNNPEDVNNTTAVAAKVVPSVVTIQAMEGQTGDTGSGVILSKDGYILTNNHVVTIGGKSANPTVSVTTSDGRVFSAKIVGTDATYDLAVIKVDNASNLTPIEWADSSQLNVGDNVSAVGAPLDLPNTVTTGIVSALNRSILVASSAAPKDGTESEDGSGSGGNQNPFYFDFGDGQQSQQQATDSIKIAVIQTDAAINPGNSGGALVDDEGKLIGINVAIANAGGSSSGGQSGNIGVGFAIPSDIAKRISQDIIDNGAATHGLLGANVQDAGSMQGATTTGAYVAVAVDGGAAQAAGLQKGDIVTKFNGVPITNSADLTAQVRALAAGTKAEITYVRNGQEKTAEVTLGQMPTN
- a CDS encoding CDP-glycerol glycerophosphotransferase family protein, with translation MTDARFLDDGGVPVFEIAGTGARPASVTLIGRRARVSARLYGRGRTWRAEVPLRASRWGGPELPLPTGEYRLSIEAGEATDAAPPAGAISLTVLPGLRAAWTGATLRVGPPVDTPEAQAALETRYARRREPFENAVFFESFYGRNASCNPLAIDRELARVAPGVTRYWSVVDLSVQVPPGAVAVVEGSPEWWRARGVARLLVVNDWLRRRFVRRRGQVVLQTWHGTPLKRLALHRPGFDPRRAAAVVREALRWNVLLAQSPYAARVLTKAYAFLRRPVWIEGYPRNDVLRTDDGERTRHALGIGAGERVLLYAPTWRDDREAIVDFVDPTALARATDSVVLVRGHSRTLLPGEDARGPRVIDVTGYPDTARLLAVADALITDYSSVMFDFSITGKPMYFLVPDLEHYRGALRGFYFDLVDAAPGPVVRTQDELARAIDEVDPSIFAERYARWQRIFNARDDGRASERVVARILDQGFVDR
- a CDS encoding NTP transferase domain-containing protein, which produces MTVQIVILAAGMGSRLGRSLPKPLTPLADGRSIMQQQHDNIRAAFGHHARITTVVGYRAETIVDAFPDVDYVYNDRYDQTNTSKSLLRALAKTGRSGVLWMNGDVVFDPRVLGRATELIEADRSFVTVDTASVGDEEVKYTVDAEGFVKNLSKTVVGGVGEAVGINYVSSRDKKALTRQLQRVNDQDYFERGIELGIVHDGLRVEPLDISDLYAVEVDFAEDLERANLFV